From the genome of Streptomyces ficellus:
GGCCACCTGGATCACGCCACCGGCGTTGACCACGTAGTCGGGCGCGTAGAGGATCCCGCGGTCCGCGATGTCCTTCTCGATGCCCGGGTGCGCGAGCTGGTTGTTGGCCGCGCCGCACACCACCTTCGCCGTCAGCGCCGCCACGGACTCGTCGTTCAGCGCGCCGCCGAGCGCGCACGGGGCGTAGACGTCCAGACCCTCGGTGCTGATCAGCGCGTCGGTGTCGGCCACCACCGTGACCTGCGGGAACTTGTCGGTGATCCGGCGCACCGACTCCTCGCGCACGTCCGTGATGACGACCTCGGCGCCGTCCTGGAGCAGGTGCTCGACCAGGTAGTGGCCCACCTTGCCGACGCCCGCGACGCCGACCCTGCGGCCGTGCAGCGTCGGGTCGCCCCAGGCGTGCTGCGCGGAGGCCCGCATGCCCTGGAAGACGCCGTACGCGGTGAGGACGGAGGAGTCGCCGGCGCCGCCGTTCTCGGGGGAGCGGCCGGTGGTCCAGCGGTTCTCCCTGGCGACGACGTCCATGTCGGCCACGTAGGTGCCGACGTCGCAGGCCGTCACGTACCGGCCGCCGAGCGAGGCCACGAACCGGCCGTACGCCAGCAGCAGCTGCTCCGTCTTGATCAGCTCCGGGTCGCCGATGATCACGGCCTTGCCGCCGCCGTGCTCCAGCCCGGCCAGGGCGTTCTTGTACGACATCCCCCGGGACAGGTTCAGCGCGTCGGCGACGGCGTCTTCCTCGGAGGCGTACGGGTAGAAGCGGGTACCGCCGAGGGCCGGGCCCAGGGCGGTCGAGTGGAGGGCGATGACGGCCTTCAGGCCGGAGGCGCGGTCCTGGCACAGCACGACTTGTTCGTGGCCCCCCTGCTCCGATCGGAACAGGGTGTGCAGGACGCCGTCGGTCACATCGGTCACGGTGGTGACTCCCAAGTACGAAGCGGCGGAGGAGGCCCTCCTGCGGGTGGGGAGGACCTTGACGGCAAGAGGGTAAGTCCTACCTGCGCGTAGATGAGAGCCAGTGCCGCGGATCACCCCCTCGCGGAGTACGGGCGTGGAAGGATTCGTGACATGCCAGCCGTCTCCTCGGTCCTCGTCCCGTACGCGTCCTACCTGCGCGTGTACGAGCCGCTGGCGGCCTTTCCCGAGCCGGAACGCGGCCATTGGGCGCGCTACGCCCGCCGCGGCACCTCGCCGACCGCCCAGGACGAGCTGCGCCGCTCGCTGGCGGACCTGCTGGCCACCCCGCCGGTCGCGGTGCCCGTCCAGGAGAGCGCCGACGCCTTCGTGCTGGAGGTGGACGGCGTGGTCTGCGTGTGCCCGTGGCGCACCCGGCTGCGCGGGTGGCTGGCCCTGGAGGAGCTGGCGGGCACGCTGCCGCCGACGGTGCTGGACGCGGCGGTGCCACCGGTGGTGCGGGGCCAGGCGGAGGCGGACTACGAGCGGTGGCGGGAGCGGAACCCGGACGCCCGGCCGTGGATCCGTACGGAGCTGTGGCAGGTGCCGGTGCGGTGGTTCGCCCTCTTCGCGGACGAGGACCGGGAGTACGTGGCGCCCGGCGGTCCCGGGAAGGCGCCGGTCCTGCGCTACCGGACGCCGATGGTGCAGGCGCGGCGACGGGTGGCGCGGGCGCTGAAGACCCTGCGCGAGGCGCTGGACGAGGGGCCGCTGACCGAGGGTCTGGTGGACGTGGGCAGGTGGCTGGAGGAGTTCCACCCGCGTTCGCTGGTCGAGCTGGACTACGGCGGTCTGGTGCACGCGCTGCCGGAGGAGTTCCTGGACGGGGACCGGTCGGCGGCGGACGTGGCCGCGGGTCTCGCGGCGCTGCGTGCCGGTGACGGCGCGGGGGCGGCCAAGGCGTACGAGCGGCTCACCGAGCGGTGGCGCGCGGTGCGCGCGCGGCAGCACGCCAACTGAGACGACGATCCTGAACGGGTCCTCGGGGCTCGGGTCTGGATCCGGCGGGCGATGTGCCGCATGATCTCGCTCCGGGGCCCTTCGGCCCTACCGGGGGTCCTTGGTCCCGATCCGGGCCTTTGTGTCAAGCGTGACGGACAGCACTAACCCGGCTCTTGCGCCCATCGCCCAACCTCATGCCAAAATAGGACAAGGAGTCCGGGGAGGGCTCCTTCCGTCCAAGTATGGGCGGAAGGCTCAGCATTGCACGCTATGGGGGGTCTGGTGGCTCCTGATCGCTCTGTGACTGATCGTCACTGTGACGTGACTGTCCGCTATGGCATGGTCCATCGGCTTCCGCCGCTGATGGACACCTGAGAGGGCAATTCCATCGGTTTGGCCGAACGTGGCTGGACAGATGGTGTAGTTGTAGTGCCGAGGACAAGCCGTTCGTCCTATAACCGACTCGGCTCGCGTCCGCCATTTCGGGCAACGCGGGTCAAGGTGCAGAATTTAGAGGAAAGAACCGAGAAGGTTCGGTTCTCCCGAGGAGGCCGCTCATGACCGCTCGCACCCCTGATGCCGAGCCGCTGCTGACCCCCGCTGAGGTTGCCACGATGTTCCGCGTGGACCCGAAGACGGTGACCCGCTGGGCAAAGGCGGGCAAGCTCACGTCCATCCGCACCCTTGGTGGACACCGCCGGTACCGCGAGGCAGAGGTCCGCGCACTGCTCGCGGGTATCCCGCAGCAGCGCAGCGAGGCCTGAACACCCTGATTGACCGGGCATTTCCGGGTCCCCCAACCCGGTTCGCCCACCCCTAGCTCCACCGACGAGGCCCGCCCCAACGGGCCCCACGTCATCGATCGCGCTGGACTCCGCCGGGTCCAGCGCGATCTCTTTTTGTGCCCCGGCGACCCCTCTGCGGGCCCCCGGGGCCGCCCGGTGCCGGCCCGCCGCGATGCCCGGCGCAGCACTTCGGGAGAAGTGCAATTGCACATATTAAATCGGGTCGTTGTAGGGCGGGTGTAAGTTGAGGGGTTTTCAAAACTCATTTAGTGACTCGCGTCACACCCGTCACGCGTCGTCCTGAGGGCCCGCCGGCTCCTCCTCGGCCGCCTGCTCGACGCCCTCCCGCTCCTCCTCGACCGCGTCCGGGTACTCCATGGCCAGTCTCAGGAGCCGGTGGCAGATGGGGCAGTGGCGGGTGATGTGGCGGTAGCCGGACGCGGCCGCCAGATGGGCGCGGAGCAGTGCGCGTGTCTCGTGCCTGGCTGTGGATGCCGCCGCCATGCGCGTCACCTCCGGTGAAGGGCCCCCGATTCCCTGATGCTTGGGTACCGGTGGCAGATGACCGCGTCAAGGCGCACGACAGAAGGGCCCGCATCCCTGGGGGATACGGGCCCTTCTGTTCCTACTGCTGCGATCCTGACGGGACTTGAACCCGCGACCTCCACCTTGACAGGGTGGCGAGCTAACCAACTGCTCCACAGGACCTTGATTCGCGGCCGCCTGCGCGGCTGCGAATCAAACTGTACAGCAGGTCAGAGGGTGCGGTCGACCTCACCCAAGGCGACGGCGCCATCACGGTGCCGCGGCGTCGATCGCCTTCACGATCCGCTTGTCGGAGACCGGGTACGCCGTGCCCAGCGCGTGGGCGAAGTAGCTGACCCGCAGCTCCTCGATCATCCAGCGGATGTCCAGGACCTCCTGCGGCACCGGCCGGCCCTTCGGCAGCTGCTCCAGCAGCCAGGCGTACTCGTCCTGCATCTCGTGGACCTTCTCCATGCGCGTGGTGTCGCGCTGGACGGACGTCGGCATCTGCTGGAGCCGGCGGTCCACCGCCACCAGGTAGCGCATCAGGTCCGGCAGCCGGCGCAGACCGGTCCGGGTCACGAAGCCGGGCGGCACGAGCGCCGCCAGCTGCTCGCGCACGTCCGCCACGTTGTTCACCAGCACCAGGCTGTTCGTGGCCTTCAGGCGGCGCTCACAGGCCTGCCAGGCGGCGAGGACCTGCTGCACCTGGTCCACCGTGCGGATCGTCAGCTCCACCAGGTCGGCCCGCACCTTGTCGAACAGCTTGCGGAACGATTCCTCGTCCCACGCCGGGCCGCCGTGGTCGGCGATCAGCCGGTCGGCGGCGGCGGTGGCGCAGTCGTCGAACAGGGCCTGCACCGAGCCGTGCGGGTTGCGGGACAGGGCGAGCTTCTGCTGGTTCGTCAGCCTGTCGGACGCGAACTTCGCCGGGTTCACCGGAATGTTCAGCATGATCAGCTTGCGGGTGCCGCGCCACATCGCCTGCGCCTGCTCGGCCTGGGTGTCGAAGAGCCGTACGGAGACGGTGTCGCCAGCGTCCACCAGCGCCGGGTACGCCTTGACGGGCTGGCCCGCCCGCCGCGTCTCGAACACCTTCGTCAGGGTGCCGATCGTCCAGTCCGTCAGCCCCGTCCGCTCCAGGGCCTGTCCGGAGCCCGAGGGGCCCGCCGTGGCGGCCTGGGCCGCCTTGGACAGCGCCTGCCGGGCCTTGGGGCGCAGGCGGAGCTTGAGGGCCTCCAGGTCCTTGTCCTCGGCGAGCTTGCGGCGCCGCTCGTCGACGATCCGGAAGGTGATCTTCAAGTGGTCGGGGATCCGGGACAGGTCGAAGTCGGCCGCGTCGACCGGGACGCCGACCATCCGCTGGAGCTCACGGGCGAGCGTCACCGTCAGCGGCTCCGGCGACGGCGCCGCGGCGGCCAGGAACCGCTGCGCGAAGTTCGGCGCCGGGACGTAGTGGCGGCGGATCGGCTTCGGCAGGGAGCGGATCAGCTCCGTGACGACCTCTTCCCGCAGGCCCGGGATCTGCCAGTCGAAGCCCTCGTCCGTCACCTGGTTCAGCACCTGGAGCGGGATGTGGACGGTGACGCCGTCCGCGTCCGCACCCGGCTCGAACTGGTACGTCACCCGGAACTTCAGCGCGCCCTGCCGCCACGAGTCCGGGTAGTCGGCCTTGGTGACCGCGCCCGCCCTCTCGTTGATGAGCATCTCGCGCTCGAAGTCCAGCAGGTCCGGCTCGTCGCGCCGCTTGTGCTTCCACCACGAGTCGAAGTGCGCCCCGGACACCACGTGTTCGGGCACCCGCCGGTCGTAGAAATCGAACAGCGTCTCGTCGTCCACCAGGATGTCGCGGCGCCGCGCCCGGTGCTCCAGCTCCTCGACCTCGGTGAGCAGCTTGCGGTTGTCCGCGAAGAACTTGTGGTGCGTCCGCCAGTCGCCCTCCACCAGGGCGTTGCGGATGAAAAGCTCCCGGCTGACCTCCGGGTCGACGCGCCCGTAGTTGACCTTGCGCTGGGCGACGATCGGCACGCCGTACAGCGTGACCTTCTCGTACGCCATCACCGCCGCCTGGTCCTTCTCCCAGTGCGGCTCGCTGTACGTGCGCTTCAGCAGGTGCCCGGCGAGCGGCTCGATCCACTCGGGTTCGATCTTCGCGTTGACCCGGGCCCACAGGCGGGACGTCTCCACCAGCTCGGCCGACATGATGAACCGCGGCGGCTTCTTGAACAGCGCGGAACCCGGGAAGACGGCGAACTTGGCGTTGCGGGCGCCCAGGTACTCGTTCTTCGCGGTGTTCCTCCCGCCCTCCCCGCCGGAGTCCTTCACGTCCTTCATCCCGATGTGGGACAGCAGGCCCGCGAGCAGCGAGACGTGGACGCGGTCGTCGGGGGCGTCCTCGTCGTTGAGGTGGATCCCCATCTGCTTGGCGACCGTGCGCAGCTGCGTATAGATGTCCTGCCATTCGCGAATGCGCAGGAAGTTGAGGTACTCCGCCTTGCACATCCGGCGGAAGCTGGACGAGCCGCGCTCCTTCTGCTGCTCGCGCAGATAGCGCCACAGGTTGAGGAGGGTGAGGAAGTCGGACGTCTCGTCCTTGAAGCGGGCGTGCTGCTGGTCGGCCTGCGCCTGCTTCTCGGCGGGGCGCTCGCGCGGGTCCTGGATCGACAGCGCCGCCGCGATCACCATGACCTCGCGCACGCAGCCGTTCTTGTCGGCCTCCAGGACCATGCGGGCCAGCCGCGGGTCCACCGGCAGCTGGGCCAGCTTGCGGCCCGCCTCGGTGAGGCGTTTCTTCGGGTCCTTCTGCGCCGGGTCGATGGCGCCCAGCTCCTGGAGGAGCTGCACGCCGTCGCGGATGTTGCGGTGGTCCGGCGGGTCGATGAAGGGGAACTTCTCGATGTCGCCCAGCCCGGCCGCCGTCATCTGGAGGATGACCGACGCCAGGTTCGTCCGGAGGATCTCGGCGTCCGTGAACTCGGGGCGGGCGAGGAAGTCGTCCTCGTCGTACAGCCGGATGCAGATGCCGTCCGACGTACGGCCGCAGCGGCCCTTGCGCTGGTTGGCGCTGGCCTGGCTGATCGGCTCGATCGGCAGGCGCTGCACCTTGGTGCGGTGGCTGTAGCGGGAGATGCGGGCGGTGCCCGGGTCGATCACGTACTTGATGCCGGGGACCGTCAGGGACGTCTCGGCGACGTTCGTGGCGAGGACGATCCTGCGGCCCGAGTGCGCCTGGAAGACCCGGTGCTGCTCGGCGTGCGAGAGACGGGCGTAGAGGGGGAGCACCTCGGTGTTCCGCAGCTTCTTCTTCACCAGCGCGTCCGCCGTGTCGCGGATCTCCCGCTCGCCGGAGAGGAAGACCAGGATGTCACCCGGCCCCTCGGCCTGGAGCTCGTCCACCGCGTCGCAGATCGCGGTGATCTGGTCGCGGTCGGACTCCTCGGACTCCTCCTCCAGGAGCGGGCGGTAACGGACCTCGACCGGGTACGTACGGCCCGAGACCTCGACGATCGGCGCGTCGCCGAAGTGGCGGGAGAAGCGCTCCGGGTCGATGGTGGCGGAGGTGATCACGACCTTGAGGTCGGGGCGCCTGGGCAGCAGCTGCGCGAGGTAGCCGAGGAGGAAGTCGATGTTGAGGCTGCGCTCGTGGGCCTCGTCGATGATGATCGTGTCGTAGGCGCGCAGCTCGCGGTCGGTCTGGATCTCGGCGAGCAGGATGCCGTCCGTCATCAGCTTGACGAAGGTCGCCTCCGGGTTCACCTGGTCGGTGAACCGCACCTTCCAGCCGACGGCCTCCCCGAGCGGCGTCCTCAACTCCTCCGCGACCCGCTCGGCGACCGTGCGGGCGGCGATCCGCCTCGGCTGCGTATGGCCGATCATGCCGCGGACGCCGCGTCCCAGCTCCAGGCAGATCTTGGGGATCTGGGTCGTCTTGCCGGACCCGGTCTCACCCGCGACGATCACGACCTGGTGGTCGCGTATCGCCTCCAGGATGTCGTCCTTCTTCTGGCTGACCGGCAACTGCTCGGGATACGTGATGTCCGGCAGCCGCGCCGCGCGCTCGGCGGTCCTGGCGGCGGCCTTCCCGGCCTCGGCGGCGATCTCGTCCAGCACGGCCTGCCGGGCCTCGGGCTTGCGGATGCGGCGGGCGCCTTCGAGACGGCGGCCGAGCCGCTGCGCGTCGCGCAGCGAGACCTCGGCCAGCAGGGTCTGGAGGTCGGCGAAGGAAGTAGACATACCTGGTCCAGGATCTCACCCGCGGCGACGGAGTGGCGAACCGATTTCCCCGTACCATCGGGGGACCCCCCGCCCCCAGCTCCCGAGAGGCCGCCCGCAGATGTCCCTCGCCCGCCCCGGCCGGTGGTGCCGCGCCGCGGCAGCCGTCCTCGTGCTGGTGGGCGCGCTGCTGGTGTGCGGACCCGGCTCCGGCGCGGCGTACGGCTCCGGTGCTGCGCACGGCTCCGGCGCGGCGTACGGCTCCGGGGTCGCCGTGACGCCCGGTGTGGCGGCCGCCGGCACCATCGCGCCCGCGCGCACGCCCGGGTGCGATCCGCTGGACGACGAGCGGGGCGGACTGACGCCCGCCGTGCCGCCGCGGCCGGGCACCCCGGGCGAGCTGCTGCCCGCCCCGCACGTCACCCGTGTGACGACCGGGGCCTGGGGCGCGGACGGGACCGCCCCGGACGTCACGCCGGAGCGGGGGCCGCCGCTCCTCGCGGCGCCCTCACCACTGGACCTGTCGATCCTGCGCGTATAGCCGGAGCGCCGTACCCGCGCCACCGGTCCGTTTCCCCGCGTTCAGGAGTCCCACCATGCCCAAGTCCACGTCCACGTCCCCCTCCGGGTCCGCGTCCAAGCCGTACGTCATCGTCGCGGGGGTCCTCGCCGCGGCCGCGCTGCTCGGCGCCGTCTCGTACACCGCCACCAAGCCCGACGGGCCCTCCGCCGGCCCGTCCGCCGTCGCCGAGGCGTCCGCCGAGCCGCAGGCCGGCGTCCACCCCGAGCTGGAGAAGTACGCCCGCCGGGACGCGAAGGACCCCCTCGCCGTGGGGCGGGCCGACGCCCCCGTCGTCATGATCGAATACGCCGACTTCAAGTGCGGCTACTGCGGGAAGTTCGCCCGCGAGACCGAGCCCGCGCTGATCGAGAAGTACGTCGGCGAGGGCACCCTGCGGATCGAGTGGCGCAACTTCCCCATCTTCGGCGAGGAGTCCGAGCGCGCGGCCCGCGCCGCCTGGGCGGCCGGACGCCAGGGACGGTTCTGGCAGTTCCACAAGGCCGCCTACGCCGAGGGCGCCAAGGAGCAGGGCTTCGGTGAGGACCGCGTGCTGGCGCTGGCGCGCGAGGCGGGCGTCGCCGACCTCGACCGCTTCGGCCGCGACCTCGACAGCGAGGCGGCGAAGCAGGCGGTCGGCAAGGACCAGGAGCAGGCGTACGCGCTCGGCGCCACCTCCACCCCGTCGTTCCTCGTCAACGGCCGGCCCATCGCGGGCGCACAGCCCATGGAGACGTTCACGGACGCGATCGACGCCGCGAAGCGGGAGGCCGGGCGGTGACCGACATCGGCTACCTGGCCGCGTTCCTCGGGGGCCTGCTCGCCCTGCTGAGCCCGTGCAGCGCCCTGCTCCTCCCGGCGTTCTTCGCGTACTCCATCGACACCCCGGCCCGGCTGCTCGCCCGTACCGGCATCTTCTACGCCGGGCTCGCCACCACCCTCGTCCCGCTGGGCGCGGCCGGGTCGCTGGCGGGCCGGTTCTTCTACGGCCACCGCGACCTGCTGGTCGCGGTCGGCGGCTGGACGATCGTCGCGCTGGGCGTCGCGCAGATCCTGGGCCTGGGGTTCGCCCCGCGCCGGATCGCCGAGGCGAGCGGCCGCATCCGCCCGGTCTCGGCGCTCTCCGTGTACGCCCTGGGCCTCGTCTACGGCCTGGCCGGGTTCTGCGCGGGCCCCATCCTCGGCAGCGTCCTGACGGTGGCGGCGCTCAGCGGCAGCCCGGCGTACGGCGGCCTGCTGCTCGCGGTGTACGCCCTCGGCATGGCCGTTCCGCTGTTCGTGCTGGCCCTGCTCTGGGAGCGCTACGACCTGGGGCGGCGCGGCTGGCTCCGGGGCCGCGCGCTGAAGGTGGGCCGCTTCCGGCTGCACACCACGTCACTGCTGTCGGGCCTGTTCTTCATCACGCTCGGCGCGCTGTTCCTCGCCTTCGACGGCACGACCGCCCTGCCCGGCCTGCTGTCGGTCGACGACTCGTACGCGGTCGAGG
Proteins encoded in this window:
- a CDS encoding Leu/Phe/Val dehydrogenase — translated: MTDVTDGVLHTLFRSEQGGHEQVVLCQDRASGLKAVIALHSTALGPALGGTRFYPYASEEDAVADALNLSRGMSYKNALAGLEHGGGKAVIIGDPELIKTEQLLLAYGRFVASLGGRYVTACDVGTYVADMDVVARENRWTTGRSPENGGAGDSSVLTAYGVFQGMRASAQHAWGDPTLHGRRVGVAGVGKVGHYLVEHLLQDGAEVVITDVREESVRRITDKFPQVTVVADTDALISTEGLDVYAPCALGGALNDESVAALTAKVVCGAANNQLAHPGIEKDIADRGILYAPDYVVNAGGVIQVADELHGFDFDRCKAKASKIFDTTLAIFARAKEDGIPPAAAADRIAEQRMAEARLG
- the bldC gene encoding developmental transcriptional regulator BldC; translated protein: MTARTPDAEPLLTPAEVATMFRVDPKTVTRWAKAGKLTSIRTLGGHRRYREAEVRALLAGIPQQRSEA
- a CDS encoding DUF6274 family protein → MAAASTARHETRALLRAHLAAASGYRHITRHCPICHRLLRLAMEYPDAVEEEREGVEQAAEEEPAGPQDDA
- the hrpA gene encoding ATP-dependent RNA helicase HrpA, whose amino-acid sequence is MSTSFADLQTLLAEVSLRDAQRLGRRLEGARRIRKPEARQAVLDEIAAEAGKAAARTAERAARLPDITYPEQLPVSQKKDDILEAIRDHQVVIVAGETGSGKTTQIPKICLELGRGVRGMIGHTQPRRIAARTVAERVAEELRTPLGEAVGWKVRFTDQVNPEATFVKLMTDGILLAEIQTDRELRAYDTIIIDEAHERSLNIDFLLGYLAQLLPRRPDLKVVITSATIDPERFSRHFGDAPIVEVSGRTYPVEVRYRPLLEEESEESDRDQITAICDAVDELQAEGPGDILVFLSGEREIRDTADALVKKKLRNTEVLPLYARLSHAEQHRVFQAHSGRRIVLATNVAETSLTVPGIKYVIDPGTARISRYSHRTKVQRLPIEPISQASANQRKGRCGRTSDGICIRLYDEDDFLARPEFTDAEILRTNLASVILQMTAAGLGDIEKFPFIDPPDHRNIRDGVQLLQELGAIDPAQKDPKKRLTEAGRKLAQLPVDPRLARMVLEADKNGCVREVMVIAAALSIQDPRERPAEKQAQADQQHARFKDETSDFLTLLNLWRYLREQQKERGSSSFRRMCKAEYLNFLRIREWQDIYTQLRTVAKQMGIHLNDEDAPDDRVHVSLLAGLLSHIGMKDVKDSGGEGGRNTAKNEYLGARNAKFAVFPGSALFKKPPRFIMSAELVETSRLWARVNAKIEPEWIEPLAGHLLKRTYSEPHWEKDQAAVMAYEKVTLYGVPIVAQRKVNYGRVDPEVSRELFIRNALVEGDWRTHHKFFADNRKLLTEVEELEHRARRRDILVDDETLFDFYDRRVPEHVVSGAHFDSWWKHKRRDEPDLLDFEREMLINERAGAVTKADYPDSWRQGALKFRVTYQFEPGADADGVTVHIPLQVLNQVTDEGFDWQIPGLREEVVTELIRSLPKPIRRHYVPAPNFAQRFLAAAAPSPEPLTVTLARELQRMVGVPVDAADFDLSRIPDHLKITFRIVDERRRKLAEDKDLEALKLRLRPKARQALSKAAQAATAGPSGSGQALERTGLTDWTIGTLTKVFETRRAGQPVKAYPALVDAGDTVSVRLFDTQAEQAQAMWRGTRKLIMLNIPVNPAKFASDRLTNQQKLALSRNPHGSVQALFDDCATAAADRLIADHGGPAWDEESFRKLFDKVRADLVELTIRTVDQVQQVLAAWQACERRLKATNSLVLVNNVADVREQLAALVPPGFVTRTGLRRLPDLMRYLVAVDRRLQQMPTSVQRDTTRMEKVHEMQDEYAWLLEQLPKGRPVPQEVLDIRWMIEELRVSYFAHALGTAYPVSDKRIVKAIDAAAP
- a CDS encoding DsbA family protein, translated to MPKSTSTSPSGSASKPYVIVAGVLAAAALLGAVSYTATKPDGPSAGPSAVAEASAEPQAGVHPELEKYARRDAKDPLAVGRADAPVVMIEYADFKCGYCGKFARETEPALIEKYVGEGTLRIEWRNFPIFGEESERAARAAWAAGRQGRFWQFHKAAYAEGAKEQGFGEDRVLALAREAGVADLDRFGRDLDSEAAKQAVGKDQEQAYALGATSTPSFLVNGRPIAGAQPMETFTDAIDAAKREAGR
- a CDS encoding cytochrome c biogenesis CcdA family protein, giving the protein MTDIGYLAAFLGGLLALLSPCSALLLPAFFAYSIDTPARLLARTGIFYAGLATTLVPLGAAGSLAGRFFYGHRDLLVAVGGWTIVALGVAQILGLGFAPRRIAEASGRIRPVSALSVYALGLVYGLAGFCAGPILGSVLTVAALSGSPAYGGLLLAVYALGMAVPLFVLALLWERYDLGRRGWLRGRALKVGRFRLHTTSLLSGLFFITLGALFLAFDGTTALPGLLSVDDSYAVEEWASTLGRAVPDWALLVAVVAVVAITLGVRGWRGRERT